Below is a genomic region from Paludicola sp. MB14-C6.
AACGCAAGTGCTCGTGCAATCAAAACATTGGAAACCGATATGATTTTAGATGAAATTGAGTTGCAAGGAGCTAAAAAGGTTTTAACTGCGGCAGCGTTAACATATGTTGCAGCGTTACTTGTTGCAATTGCAAACTTAGTTCGATTATTACTGCTTCGCAATCGAGATGATTAATTTTTTCGCTATTGAAAGGAATTTATGAAAACTGCAAGACAAATCGCATACGATACCTTGTTACGAATAGAAAAAGAAAATGCTTATTCCAATATAGCAATTGATAAAATGTTGCAATCATCCGGATTAGATAAGGTGCAAAGTGCATTTGCTACCGCTATCTTTTATGGTGTGTTGGAAACTAAAATTCAATTAGATTATGCAATTAGCAAATATCTCAAAAAGAAGCTTACCTCTTTGGATATACAGATTGTTACCATTTTAAGAATGGGATTTTATCAATTGCTATATATGGATGGTGTACCCGATAATGCCGCTGTAAATGAAAGCGTTAAGCTTGTTGAATATGCAAGAAAAGCAAGCGCTAAAGGCTTTGCAAACGCAGTATTACGTTCGTTTATTCGTGATGAAAAAGCAATCACACTACCAAATAAAGATAAAGACCTTGTAATGTATTACAGCATTCAATACGCTTGTCCAAAATGGCTTTTTCAACAATGGAAAGACCAATATGATTTAGAAACCGCAATAGAATTGGCAAAAGCATCGCTTCATCGCCCACCTCTTACTGTTAGAGTAAATACATTAAAAACCACTACAGAAAAGTTGATTGGTTTTTTAGAAAATCGTGGGGTAAAAGCTTGCAAGCATGAGTTTTTGGAAAATTGCTTAGTATTAGAGCAAACAGGAAGTATTGATAAATTGCCGCAATATCGACAAGGCTTATTTCATGTGCAAGATGTTGCTTCTCAAATTTGCGCAGAAATTTTAAATGCAAAACAGGGCGATACCATTATTGATATGTGTTCTGCACCAGGTTCTAAAGCGTTTACAATAGCTGAGCATATGAATAATGAGGGTAAAATTTATGCATTTGATTTATTTGAACATAAATTAAAGCTGATTTCAGATGGTGCAAAACGTCTTGGAATAACCATTATGAATACGTCTCTTCAAGATGCAACAATATTCAATGAGGACTTGCTAAAGGCAGATCATGTTTTATGTGATGTTCCATGTTCCGGACTTGGTATTGTAAGACGAAAACCTGAGATTAAATATAAAAACGAACAAGATTTTGCTAATCT
It encodes:
- the rsmB gene encoding 16S rRNA (cytosine(967)-C(5))-methyltransferase RsmB — translated: MKTARQIAYDTLLRIEKENAYSNIAIDKMLQSSGLDKVQSAFATAIFYGVLETKIQLDYAISKYLKKKLTSLDIQIVTILRMGFYQLLYMDGVPDNAAVNESVKLVEYARKASAKGFANAVLRSFIRDEKAITLPNKDKDLVMYYSIQYACPKWLFQQWKDQYDLETAIELAKASLHRPPLTVRVNTLKTTTEKLIGFLENRGVKACKHEFLENCLVLEQTGSIDKLPQYRQGLFHVQDVASQICAEILNAKQGDTIIDMCSAPGSKAFTIAEHMNNEGKIYAFDLFEHKLKLISDGAKRLGITIMNTSLQDATIFNEDLLKADHVLCDVPCSGLGIVRRKPEIKYKNEQDFANLPEIQFAILSNAANYVKLGGTLVYSTCTTNKKENIEVINRFLKMNNSFKPLQLSEIFGKINGMDDFAVTLFPHKYNCDGFFIAALVKEKESV